AAAAAAGGGGCTGTTAGCCCCTTTTTAAAATTAATTTCAGGTGGAAGGGCTGTTCACGTAGGCCTGGTAAGACGCGCCAGCGTCGCATCAGGCAATCCATGCCGGATGCAGCGTAGACGCCTTATCCCGCATGGAACCCTAAAAACCTTAAGCGATGGTACGTTGGATCTCGATGATTTCGAATACTTCGATCACATCGCCAGTGCGGACGTCGTTGTAGTTCTTAACGCCGATACCACATTCCATACCGTTACGGACTTCGTTAACGTCATCTTTGAAGCGGCGCAGGGACTCCAGCTCGCCTTCGTAGATAACCACGTTGTCGCGCAGAACGCGGATCGGGTTGTGACGTTTAACCACACCTTCGGTAACCATACAGCCTGCGATGGCACCAAATTTCGGCGATTTGAACACGTCACGAACTTCCGCCAGACCGATAATCTGCTGTTTCAGTTCAGGAGACAGCATACCGCTCATCGCCGCTTTCACTTCGTCGATCAGGTTATAGATGACGGAGTAGTAACGCAGATCCAGGCTTTCCGCTTCAATCACTTTACGTGCAGAGGCATCAGCACGAACGTTAAAGCCAACCAGAATCGCGTTGGATGCAGCGGCCAGGGTCGCGTCGGTTTCGGTGATACCACCTACGCCAGAACCGATGATCTTCACTTTAACTTCGTCAGTAGACAGTTTCAGCAAGGAGTCGGAGATCGCTTCCACAGAACCTTGTACGTCTGCCTTCAGGACGATATTCACTTCGTGAACTTCGCCTTCGGTCATGTTGGCGAACATGTTCTCGAGTTTAGATTTCTGCTGACGAGCCAGTTTAACTTCGCGGAATTTGCCCTGACGGTACAGTGCAACTTCACGTGCTTTCTTCTCGTCACGTACAACGGTAACTTCATCACCCGCAGCCGGAACACCGGACAAGCCGAGGATTTCCACCGGAATGGACGGACCCGCTTCCAGCACTTCCTGACCCAGTTCGTTACGCATCGCACGAACACGACCGTATTCGAAGCCACACAGAACGATATCGCCCTTATGCAGAGTACCTTCGCGTACCAGTACAGTAGCAACCGGACCACGACCTTTATCGAGGAAGGATTCGATAACCGCACCGCTCGCCATCCCGTTACGTACGGCTTTCAGTTCAAGGACTTCAGCCTGCAGCAGGATAGCATCCAACAGTTCATCAATACCGGTACCCGCTTTTGCAGATACGTGTACGAACTGGCTTTCGCCGCCCCACTCTTCTGGCAGGATGCCGTACTGAGAGAGTTCGTTCTTAACGCGATCCGGATCGGCTTCTGGTTTATCGATTTTGTTCACAGCAACCACCACCGGAACACCCGCCGCTTTCGCGTGCTGGATAGCTTCGATGGTCTGCGGCATTACGCCGTCGTCTGCAGCAACAACCAGGACTACGATGTCCGTTGCCTGCGCACCACGTGCACGCATTGAAGTAAACGCGGCGTGCCCCGGGGTGTCCAGGAAGGTGATCATGCCGTTTTCAGTTTCAACGTGGTATGCACCGATGTGCTGGGTAATGCCGCCTGCTTCGCCAGAGGCCACTTTCGTTGAACGAATGTAGTCCAGCAGAGAAGTTTTACCGTGGTCAACGTGACCCATGATGGTCACAACCGGCGCGCGCGGTTCAGCCGCAGCACCTGTGTCACGGTCGCTCATTACCGCTTCTTCCAGCTCGTTTTCACGACGCAGGATAACTTTGTGGCCCATCTCTTCGGCTACCAGCTGTGCGGTTTCCTGATCGATAACCTGGTTGATGGTTGCCATTGCGCCCAGTTTCATCATCGCTT
The DNA window shown above is from Escherichia sp. E4742 and carries:
- the infB gene encoding translation initiation factor IF-2, with product MTDVTIKTLAAERQTSVERLVQQFADAGIRKSADDSVSAQEKQALIDHLNQKNSGPDKLTLQRKTRSTLNIPGTGGKSKSVQIEVRKKRTFVKRDPQEAERLAAEEQAQREAEEQARREAEESAKREAQQKAEREAAEQAKREAAEQAKREAAEKDKVSNQQDDMTKTAQAEKARREQEAAELKRKAEEEARRKLEEEARRVAEEARRMAEENKWTDNAEPTEDSSDYHVTTSQHARQAEDESDREVEGGRGRGRNAKAARPKKGNKHSESKADREEARAAVRGGKGGKRKGSSLQQSFQKPAQAVNRDVVIGETITVGELANKMAVKGSQVIKAMMKLGAMATINQVIDQETAQLVAEEMGHKVILRRENELEEAVMSDRDTGAAAEPRAPVVTIMGHVDHGKTSLLDYIRSTKVASGEAGGITQHIGAYHVETENGMITFLDTPGHAAFTSMRARGAQATDIVVLVVAADDGVMPQTIEAIQHAKAAGVPVVVAVNKIDKPEADPDRVKNELSQYGILPEEWGGESQFVHVSAKAGTGIDELLDAILLQAEVLELKAVRNGMASGAVIESFLDKGRGPVATVLVREGTLHKGDIVLCGFEYGRVRAMRNELGQEVLEAGPSIPVEILGLSGVPAAGDEVTVVRDEKKAREVALYRQGKFREVKLARQQKSKLENMFANMTEGEVHEVNIVLKADVQGSVEAISDSLLKLSTDEVKVKIIGSGVGGITETDATLAAASNAILVGFNVRADASARKVIEAESLDLRYYSVIYNLIDEVKAAMSGMLSPELKQQIIGLAEVRDVFKSPKFGAIAGCMVTEGVVKRHNPIRVLRDNVVIYEGELESLRRFKDDVNEVRNGMECGIGVKNYNDVRTGDVIEVFEIIEIQRTIA